In Piliocolobus tephrosceles isolate RC106 chromosome 10, ASM277652v3, whole genome shotgun sequence, a single window of DNA contains:
- the OAS1 gene encoding 2'-5'-oligoadenylate synthase 1 yields MHFQNRVQRKAGLLVAGLRTKGKFQEAESKQMKFSTGIRGVSDLQKENEKIAPPFRGNETNSSPGSVSRRDKSEQVWEPVLLPLSLLSMMDLRSTPAKSLDKFIEDYLLPDTHFRMQINHAIDIICGFLKERCFRGSSYPVRVSKVVKGGSSGKGTSLRGRSDADLVVFLSPLRTFQDQLNHRGEFIQEIRKQLEACQRETAFSVKFEVQAPRWDNPRALSFVLSSPQLGEGVEFDVLPAFDALGQLTGGYKPHPQIYVELIKECVSLQKEGEFSTCFTELQRDFLKQRPTKLKSLIRLVKYWYQNCKKKLGKLPPQYALELLTVYAWEQGSMERDFNTAQGFRTVLELVINYQQLCVYWTKYYNFQHPIIGEYLSRQLRKPRPVILDPADPTGNLGGGDPKGWRQLAQEAEAWLNYPCFKN; encoded by the exons ATGCATTTCCAGAATAGAGTTCAGAGAAAGGCTGGGCTGCTAGTTGCTGGTTTAAGGACAAAGGGTAAGTTTCAGGAAGCAGAAAGCAAGCAGATGAAATTCAGCACTGGGATCAGGGGTGTGTCTGAtttgcaaaaggaaaatgaaaagatagcTCCTCCCTTCCGAGGAAACGAAACCAACAGCAGCCCAGGCTCAGTCAGCAGAAGAGATAAAAGTGAACAGGTCTGGGAGCCAGTTCTGTTGCCACTGTCTCTCCTGTCGATGATGGATCTCAGAAGTACCCCAGCCAAATCTCTGGACAAGTTCATTGAAGACTATCTCTTGCCAGACACGCATTTTCGCATGCAAATCAACCATGCCATTGACATCATCTGTGGGTTCCTGAAGGAAAGGTGCTTCCGAGGTAGCTCCTACCCTGTACGTGTGTCCAAGGTGGTAAAG GGTGGCTCCTCTGGCAAAGGCACCTCCCTCAGAGGCCGATCTGACGCTGACCTGGTTGTCTTCCTCAGTCCTCTCAGGACTTTTCAGGATCAGTTAAATCACCGGGGAGAGTTCATCCAGGAAATTAGGAAACAGCTGGAAGCCTGTCAAAGAGAGACAGCATTTTCCGTGAAGTTTGAGGTCCAGGCTCCACGCTGGGACAATCCCCGCGCGCTCAGCTTCGTGCTGAGTTCGCCCCAGCTCGGGGAGGGGGTGGAGTTCGATGTGCTGCCTGCCTTTGATGCCCTGG GTCAGTTGACTGGCGGCTATAAACCTCACCCCCAAATCTATGTCGAGCTCATCAAGGAGTGCGTCTCCCTGCAGAAAGAGGGCGAGTTCTCCACCTGCTTCACAGAACTACAGAGAGACTTCCTGAAGCAGCGCCCCACCAAGCTCAAGAGCCTCATCCGCCTAGTcaagtactggtaccaaaat TGTAAGAAGAAGCTTGGGAAGCTACCACCTCAGTATGCCCTGGAGCTCCTGACAGTCTATGCTTGGGAGCAAGGGAGCATGGAAAGAGATTTCAACACAGCCCAGGGATTTCGGACAGTCTTGGAATTAGTCATAAACTACCAGCAACTCTGCGTCTACTGGACAAAGTATTATAACTTTCAACACCCCATTATTGGAGAGTACCTGAGTAGGCAGCTCAGGAAACCCAG ACCTGTGATTCTGGACCCGGCAGACCCTACAGGAAACCTGGGTGGTGGAGACCCAAAGGGTTGGAGGCAGCTGGCACAAGAGGCTGAGGCCTGGCTGAATTACCCATGCTTTAAGAATTGA